A genome region from Dickeya dadantii NCPPB 898 includes the following:
- the ampG gene encoding muropeptide MFS transporter AmpG has translation MLSRLLSLFREPNSVILLILGFASGLPLALTSGTLQAWMTVENVDLKTIGFFSLVGQAYVFKFLWSPLMDRYTPPFMGRRRGWLLVTQLALVAAIVVIGTLTPSHHLWWLAMLAVIIAFCSASQDIVFDAYKTDLLPPEERGSGAAISVLGYRLAMLVSGGLALWIADRFLGWHATYWLMAGLLLLCTLATWLSPEPVVREPAPRSLEQAVFAPLKDFFSRNNAWLILMLIVLYKLGDAFAVSLSTTFLIRGVGFNPGEVGLVNKTLGLFATIIGALYGGVLMQRWTLFRSLMLFGLLQAVSNAGYWLLAVTDKQLVTMASAVFLENLCGGMGTAAFVALLMMLCNKSFSATQFALLSALSAVGRVYVGPIAGWFVELYGWAWFYLFSIIVAVPGLLLLKICRPSLEQTQSGGDFTRRNAYPHFYALASRLFFIGCALFAGGLIAWGMMGLGWLGKAGVEKILMAAGAILAVLAMLLGGMLDYLSSRRR, from the coding sequence ATGCTCAGCCGTCTTTTGTCGCTTTTCCGTGAACCCAACAGTGTCATTCTTCTGATTTTGGGTTTTGCCTCGGGTTTACCGCTGGCGCTGACCTCCGGCACGTTGCAGGCGTGGATGACGGTGGAGAATGTGGATCTGAAAACCATCGGGTTCTTTTCGCTGGTGGGGCAAGCCTACGTCTTCAAATTTCTGTGGTCGCCGTTGATGGACCGCTACACGCCGCCGTTTATGGGGCGCCGCCGCGGCTGGCTGCTGGTGACGCAGCTGGCTCTGGTCGCGGCGATTGTCGTTATCGGCACGCTGACCCCCTCGCATCATTTATGGTGGCTGGCGATGCTGGCTGTGATTATCGCGTTCTGTTCCGCATCGCAGGATATCGTGTTTGATGCATACAAAACCGATTTGCTGCCGCCCGAGGAACGCGGCAGCGGCGCGGCCATTTCGGTTCTGGGCTACCGGTTGGCCATGCTGGTTTCCGGCGGTCTGGCGTTGTGGATTGCCGACCGTTTTCTCGGCTGGCACGCCACCTACTGGCTGATGGCGGGTCTTTTGTTACTGTGTACGCTGGCGACCTGGCTGTCGCCGGAACCCGTCGTCAGAGAACCTGCGCCACGATCTCTTGAACAGGCGGTCTTCGCACCGCTGAAAGATTTTTTCAGCCGCAATAATGCCTGGCTGATTCTGATGTTGATTGTGCTGTACAAACTGGGGGACGCGTTTGCCGTCAGCCTCAGTACCACCTTTCTGATCCGAGGAGTCGGTTTTAATCCCGGCGAAGTGGGATTGGTCAACAAAACGCTGGGTCTGTTTGCCACGATTATCGGCGCGCTATACGGCGGAGTGCTGATGCAACGCTGGACACTGTTCCGGTCATTGATGCTGTTCGGCCTGCTGCAAGCCGTGTCGAATGCCGGTTACTGGCTACTGGCCGTCACGGACAAGCAGTTAGTGACCATGGCATCGGCGGTATTTCTGGAGAACTTGTGCGGCGGCATGGGAACCGCGGCCTTTGTGGCGTTATTGATGATGCTTTGTAACAAATCGTTTTCCGCCACCCAGTTCGCCCTGCTGTCCGCCCTGTCGGCAGTCGGACGGGTTTATGTCGGTCCGATTGCCGGCTGGTTTGTCGAACTGTATGGCTGGGCATGGTTTTACCTGTTTTCGATCATCGTCGCCGTCCCAGGGCTGCTCTTGCTGAAAATTTGCCGTCCATCGCTGGAACAGACGCAATCAGGAGGCGATTTCACCCGTCGCAACGCCTATCCACATTTTTATGCGCTGGCTTCCCGCCTGTTTTTTATCGGCTGCGCGCTGTTTGCCGGCGGGCTGATTGCCTGGGGAATGATGGGCCTGGGCTGGTTGGGAAAGGCCGGCGTGGAAAAGATACTGATGGCCGCCGGCGCTATACTGGCGGTACTGGCGATGCTGCTTGGTGGCATGCTGGATTATCTATCTTCACGCCGTCGGTAA
- the cyoA gene encoding cytochrome o ubiquinol oxidase subunit II: MRLRKYNKIFGMLSLIATALLLSGCDMALMNPKGQVGLEQRSLILTALGLMLIVVIPVIIMTIAFAWKFRASNEKAKYTPNWSHSNKIEAVVWTVPIIIIIILGTITWKTTHSLDPYKPLDSNVKPINVEVVSLDWKWLFIYPDLGIATVNELAFPTNVPVNFKITSDTVMNSFFIPRLGGQIYAMAGMQTKLHLIANEPGKYDGISGGYSGKGFSGMKFTAIATPDQQAFDQWVENVRKSSKTLSTMNDFNKLAQPTEYHPVEYYSQVQPELFSQIITKFIGNNMNMQHGAEGEPKKEEGMQNHQGMNMSEHSSH, from the coding sequence ATGAGACTCAGGAAATACAATAAAATTTTTGGGATGTTGTCTTTAATCGCAACCGCACTGCTCCTCAGTGGTTGTGATATGGCATTGATGAACCCCAAAGGACAAGTCGGGTTAGAGCAACGTTCGTTGATACTGACAGCACTCGGTTTGATGCTGATCGTTGTTATCCCGGTGATCATTATGACGATTGCCTTCGCCTGGAAGTTCAGAGCTTCCAACGAAAAAGCGAAGTACACGCCAAACTGGTCGCACTCCAACAAAATCGAAGCCGTTGTCTGGACGGTTCCCATCATCATTATCATCATCCTTGGGACGATCACCTGGAAAACCACCCATTCGCTTGATCCCTACAAGCCTCTGGATTCCAATGTCAAACCCATCAATGTTGAAGTGGTGTCGCTGGACTGGAAATGGCTGTTCATCTACCCGGACCTTGGCATCGCCACGGTCAATGAACTGGCGTTCCCGACCAATGTTCCGGTCAATTTCAAGATTACGTCCGATACGGTGATGAACTCCTTCTTTATTCCGCGTCTTGGTGGTCAGATCTACGCCATGGCAGGTATGCAGACCAAGTTGCATCTGATCGCCAACGAGCCGGGCAAGTACGACGGCATTTCCGGCGGTTATAGCGGCAAAGGGTTCTCCGGCATGAAATTCACCGCCATCGCGACCCCGGATCAGCAAGCGTTTGACCAATGGGTTGAGAATGTACGCAAGTCATCCAAGACGCTGAGTACGATGAATGACTTTAACAAACTGGCGCAACCGACCGAGTACCATCCGGTGGAGTACTACTCTCAGGTTCAACCTGAGCTGTTCAGCCAGATCATTACCAAATTCATTGGCAACAACATGAACATGCAGCACGGTGCCGAAGGCGAGCCTAAGAAAGAAGAAGGCATGCAGAACCACCAGGGCATGAACATGAGCGAGCACTCCTCTCATTAA
- the bolA gene encoding transcriptional regulator BolA, producing the protein MIRETIEAKLRSEFEPQHLEVIDESYRHNVPAGSESHFKVVLVSECFTGERVIGRHRAIYRVLADELAGAVHALALHTYTPKEWLDLQMAVPSSPACGGAGLQR; encoded by the coding sequence ATGATTCGTGAAACGATAGAAGCCAAATTGCGTTCGGAGTTTGAGCCGCAACACCTTGAAGTCATTGATGAAAGTTACCGTCACAACGTACCTGCCGGTTCTGAAAGCCATTTCAAGGTGGTGCTGGTCAGTGAATGTTTTACCGGCGAGCGGGTGATTGGCCGCCATCGCGCGATTTACCGCGTATTGGCTGATGAGCTGGCCGGGGCGGTGCATGCGCTGGCGCTGCATACCTACACGCCGAAAGAGTGGCTGGACCTGCAAATGGCTGTGCCTTCTTCTCCGGCCTGCGGCGGCGCGGGATTACAGCGCTGA
- a CDS encoding lipoprotein: MLKKFIFPLFAALVLAGCASKSNTLDVTPKITLPSQDPTLMGVTISINGADQRADQSLARVNRDGQLVTLTPSRDLRFLLQEVLEKQMSARGYMIGTGGPVALQVVVNTLYADVTEGNLRYNITTRADISITAQAANGNKQIKNYRASYNVQGALTATNSKITESVNQVLSDVINDMAQDTSISTFIKTNSR, from the coding sequence ATGTTAAAAAAATTCATTTTCCCGCTGTTCGCCGCCCTTGTGCTGGCTGGCTGTGCCAGCAAGAGCAACACGCTGGATGTCACCCCGAAAATCACCCTGCCCTCGCAGGATCCGACACTGATGGGCGTGACCATCAGCATCAACGGCGCCGACCAGCGTGCCGACCAGTCGCTGGCGCGGGTCAATCGTGACGGCCAGTTGGTGACGCTGACGCCGTCGCGCGACCTGCGTTTCCTGCTGCAGGAAGTACTGGAGAAACAAATGTCGGCCCGCGGTTACATGATCGGCACCGGCGGTCCGGTGGCGCTGCAGGTGGTGGTTAATACCCTGTACGCGGATGTCACCGAAGGCAACCTGCGCTACAACATCACCACCCGCGCGGATATCTCCATCACCGCGCAAGCCGCCAACGGCAATAAGCAGATCAAAAACTATCGCGCCAGCTATAATGTACAGGGTGCGCTTACCGCGACCAACAGCAAGATTACCGAGTCGGTCAATCAGGTGCTGAGCGATGTCATTAACGATATGGCGCAGGACACCAGCATCAGCACGTTCATCAAAACCAACTCCCGGTAA